The following proteins come from a genomic window of Flavobacteriaceae bacterium MAR_2010_188:
- a CDS encoding pRiA4b ORF-3-like protein, translating to MIYRFRILYDHEADEDIFRDLEIKEEDTLEDLHNIITQSFGFDGSEMASFYVSDQYWDQGEEISLFDLSDDGNDVRLMSDTPIIDVVNEAQTRLIYIYDFMNMYTFLVELGEITDEEIGNVYPNLMYVQGQIPDDAPTKKFEAESFEDEDDFDEFDDDLDVDDYSSLDFDENWN from the coding sequence ATGATATATAGGTTTAGAATTCTTTACGACCACGAAGCTGACGAAGATATTTTCCGGGATCTTGAAATAAAGGAAGAAGACACTTTGGAGGATTTGCACAACATTATAACCCAATCTTTTGGTTTTGACGGCTCGGAAATGGCGTCCTTTTATGTCAGCGACCAATATTGGGACCAAGGTGAAGAAATTTCTTTATTTGACCTGAGTGACGATGGTAATGATGTAAGACTCATGTCCGATACCCCAATTATCGATGTGGTTAATGAGGCACAAACCAGGCTAATCTACATATACGATTTTATGAATATGTACACATTTTTAGTGGAGCTTGGCGAAATTACAGATGAAGAAATCGGGAATGTCTACCCAAATTTAATGTATGTACAAGGTCAGATTCCTGATGATGCTCCGACCAAGAAATTTGAGGCAGAAAGTTTTGAAGATGAAGATGATTTTGATGAATTCGACGATGATTTAGATGTCGATGATTATAGCAGTCTTGACTTTGACGAAAACTGGAATTAA
- a CDS encoding tRNA nucleotidyltransferase (CCA-adding enzyme), with protein MNFKKALKHPIFNLISKSSEELNIDSYVIGGFVRDFLLDRGNKQDIDIVAVGSGIELANKVASNLEHKPKVQIFKTYGTAMLKHDDIDVEFVGARKESYTQESRNPVVEEGSLEDDQKRRDFTINALALGLNDANYGELLDPFNGVKDLNDKIIRTPLDPNITYSDDPLRMMRAIRFAAQLGFRIEDESFSAISRNSERIKIITEERIVDELNKILLTEKPSLGFILLNKTGLLKYILPELSALQGIDEIDGQTHKDNFYHTLEVVDNISRNTENLWLRWAALLHDIGKAPTKKFHKRIGWTFHGHELKGSQMVYHLFKRLKMPLNDKMKYVQKLVFMSSRPIALSDENVTDSAVRRLVFDAQEKIEDLMTLCEADITTKNPKKFHKYHQNFELVRHKMVEVEERDHIRNFQPPVSGEEIMETFNLKPCREIGVIKEAIKEAILEGEIPNEHSAAYDFMLKKGSKMKLYPKE; from the coding sequence ATGAATTTTAAAAAGGCTCTAAAACATCCAATTTTCAACCTGATTTCTAAGTCTTCAGAAGAGCTCAATATCGACTCTTATGTTATCGGCGGCTTTGTGCGTGATTTTTTGCTAGACAGAGGCAACAAGCAAGATATTGATATTGTGGCTGTCGGAAGCGGGATAGAACTTGCCAATAAAGTTGCAAGTAATCTTGAACACAAGCCAAAGGTTCAAATCTTTAAAACCTATGGTACCGCCATGTTGAAGCATGATGATATCGACGTGGAATTTGTGGGTGCTAGAAAAGAATCTTACACTCAAGAAAGCAGAAATCCGGTCGTGGAAGAAGGTAGTTTAGAAGATGACCAAAAACGTCGAGATTTTACCATAAACGCGCTGGCATTAGGACTGAATGATGCGAACTACGGCGAATTGCTAGACCCTTTTAATGGTGTTAAAGACCTCAACGATAAAATAATAAGGACACCGCTAGACCCAAATATCACCTATAGTGACGATCCATTAAGAATGATGCGAGCGATCAGATTTGCCGCACAACTGGGATTTAGGATTGAAGATGAAAGTTTTTCGGCGATTTCTAGAAATAGTGAAAGAATAAAGATTATCACCGAAGAACGTATCGTAGATGAATTAAATAAAATCCTACTCACCGAAAAACCATCATTAGGCTTTATTCTACTTAATAAAACCGGACTTCTAAAATACATTCTTCCAGAACTTTCGGCATTGCAAGGCATTGACGAAATCGATGGACAAACCCATAAAGATAACTTCTATCACACCTTAGAAGTGGTAGATAATATTTCAAGAAATACCGAGAATCTTTGGTTACGCTGGGCTGCCTTGCTGCATGATATCGGAAAAGCACCGACCAAAAAATTCCATAAGAGGATTGGTTGGACGTTTCACGGTCACGAGCTAAAGGGTTCACAGATGGTTTATCATCTTTTTAAAAGGTTAAAAATGCCTTTAAATGATAAGATGAAATATGTGCAGAAGCTCGTTTTTATGAGTTCCCGCCCGATCGCTTTGTCAGATGAAAACGTTACAGATTCGGCGGTCAGACGATTAGTTTTTGATGCTCAGGAAAAGATTGAAGACTTAATGACCTTATGCGAAGCTGATATCACTACCAAGAATCCTAAAAAATTCCATAAATACCATCAGAATTTTGAATTGGTCAGACATAAGATGGTTGAAGTTGAAGAACGCGACCACATTAGGAATTTTCAACCTCCGGTAAGTGGGGAAGAAATTATGGAAACATTTAATCTGAAACCATGTAGGGAAATCGGAGTCATTAAGGAAGCGATTAAAGAAGCAATTTTAGAAGGCGAAATCCCTAACGAACATTCGGCGGCTTATGACTTTATGTTGAAAAAAGGGAGTAAGATGAAACTTTATCCTAAAGAATAG
- a CDS encoding ABC-2 type transport system ATP-binding protein has protein sequence MEDILTIKHLTKKFGYLTAVNDLTFTIHKGNVYGILGPNGSGKSTTLGIVLNVVNKTSGDFHWFDGNTTTHDALKKVGAIIERPNFYPYMSAYQNLKLVCKIKGVDYSKIHEKLELVGLLDRKDSKFSTYSLGMKQRLAIASALLNDPEILILDEPTNGLDPQGIHQIRSLIKQIASEGTTILLASHLLDEVEKVCSHVVVLRKGVKLYSGRVDEMINSHGFFELKATDNKQLISILENSPSIGKIKVENDLITAFLNDPLDATTFNKMMFDQGITLSHLVKRKESLEEQFLQLTDNL, from the coding sequence TTGGAAGATATTCTAACCATTAAGCATCTTACAAAAAAATTTGGTTACCTCACCGCGGTCAATGACCTTACTTTTACGATTCATAAGGGGAACGTTTACGGTATTTTAGGTCCTAACGGAAGTGGAAAATCCACAACTTTAGGGATTGTCTTAAATGTCGTAAATAAAACTTCTGGCGATTTTCATTGGTTCGATGGTAATACAACCACTCATGATGCTCTTAAAAAAGTTGGTGCCATTATAGAGCGGCCAAATTTTTATCCCTATATGAGCGCCTACCAAAACTTAAAATTGGTTTGCAAAATCAAAGGAGTAGATTATTCTAAAATACATGAGAAATTAGAACTTGTTGGGCTTTTGGACCGAAAGGACAGCAAATTCAGTACGTATTCCTTAGGGATGAAACAACGTTTAGCTATCGCTTCTGCCCTGCTTAATGATCCCGAGATTCTGATATTGGACGAACCAACTAACGGTTTAGATCCTCAAGGAATTCACCAAATCAGAAGTTTGATAAAACAGATTGCTTCTGAAGGAACTACGATTTTATTGGCTTCGCATCTTTTGGATGAAGTTGAAAAAGTTTGCAGCCATGTGGTTGTGCTTAGAAAAGGGGTAAAGCTTTACAGCGGAAGAGTTGACGAGATGATCAATAGTCACGGATTTTTTGAGCTTAAGGCTACCGACAATAAGCAACTGATTTCAATTCTTGAAAATTCTCCTTCTATCGGAAAGATTAAAGTAGAAAATGATTTGATCACCGCCTTCCTTAATGACCCACTAGACGCTACCACCTTCAATAAGATGATGTTTGACCAAGGCATCACACTTTCCCACCTTGTTAAAAGAAAAGAAAGTCTAGAAGAACAATTTTTACAACTAACCGACAACCTTTAA
- a CDS encoding four helix bundle protein yields the protein MENQTYRKLIVWQKSMLLVTKVYQSINDFPKDELYGLSSQVKRSSISIPSNIAEGYGRDGKKEFLRFLNISMSSLFELKTQLEIAMNLKFLNDNVFNEIYADSREIERMLSSLINTLKNN from the coding sequence ATGGAAAATCAGACATACAGAAAATTAATAGTATGGCAAAAATCGATGTTGCTCGTTACAAAAGTTTATCAATCGATAAATGATTTTCCTAAAGACGAATTATATGGATTATCATCTCAAGTAAAAAGGAGCTCAATTTCGATACCCAGTAATATTGCAGAAGGTTATGGAAGAGATGGAAAGAAAGAATTTCTAAGATTTTTAAATATTAGCATGAGCTCGTTGTTTGAACTTAAAACCCAGTTAGAAATAGCAATGAATTTGAAATTTTTAAATGACAATGTATTTAATGAAATATATGCCGATTCAAGAGAAATTGAGAGAATGCTTTCAAGCCTAATTAATACATTAAAAAATAATTAA
- a CDS encoding GxxExxY protein, whose translation MANIIYKDESYKLVGILFDVYNNLGSGFSEIVYKDAIEYELNILGIPYSREKEFPVKYKDIVLRHKFYADFTIFDKIILEIKSVEALNDKNLSQCINYLKVSNYKLAILANFHRDFLDHQRIVL comes from the coding sequence ATGGCAAACATTATTTATAAAGATGAAAGCTATAAGCTTGTGGGCATTTTGTTCGATGTTTACAACAATTTAGGTAGTGGTTTCTCCGAAATTGTGTACAAAGATGCTATTGAATATGAACTGAACATTTTAGGTATTCCCTACAGTAGAGAAAAGGAATTCCCGGTAAAATACAAGGATATTGTACTAAGACATAAATTTTATGCTGATTTCACGATTTTTGATAAAATCATTCTTGAAATTAAAAGTGTGGAGGCTTTAAATGATAAAAATCTATCGCAATGTATCAACTACTTAAAAGTGTCAAATTATAAACTAGCAATATTGGCAAACTTTCATAGGGACTTTTTAGATCATCAAAGAATTGTCCTATAA
- a CDS encoding ABC-2 family transporter protein, with translation MLRLINLELQKLWLNGASKVLIFVSFILPFTVLILSSIKINFFGFFTLELGELGLFNFPIIWHITTFFAAQFKFFFAIVVVSMIGNEYSNKTIKQNLIDGLSKKEFILSKFYTIVFFSLVATLLIGVASLLIGLYYSSYTEFGIIIRGTEFLLAYFVKLVGFFTLCLFCGMLVKRSAFALAFLFILFILEWIIFGIIAWRADSDIAEKIQNFFPLKSMYKLIDQPVQRMVMTKFPEKTEIAYDYAVHWYEFVIVIGWTAVFVFLSYRLLKKRDL, from the coding sequence ATGCTTAGACTAATCAATTTAGAACTACAAAAACTGTGGTTGAATGGAGCGAGTAAAGTGTTGATTTTCGTTTCCTTCATTTTACCCTTTACGGTTCTAATCCTATCTTCCATAAAAATAAATTTCTTTGGCTTTTTCACCTTAGAACTAGGAGAGCTAGGACTTTTCAACTTTCCAATAATCTGGCATATCACAACCTTCTTTGCGGCGCAGTTCAAATTTTTCTTTGCGATTGTAGTTGTAAGTATGATCGGTAACGAATACAGTAATAAAACCATTAAACAGAACTTGATCGATGGTCTTAGCAAGAAGGAATTTATCCTTTCTAAATTTTACACCATTGTTTTCTTTTCGTTGGTTGCCACCTTATTAATTGGTGTTGCTTCTCTGCTTATTGGTCTTTATTATTCGAGCTATACCGAATTCGGAATCATAATTAGAGGAACGGAATTTCTACTTGCTTACTTTGTAAAGCTGGTCGGCTTTTTTACCTTGTGCCTATTCTGCGGAATGTTGGTTAAGCGCTCAGCTTTTGCGCTCGCCTTTCTATTTATCCTATTTATCTTAGAATGGATAATTTTCGGAATTATCGCTTGGAGAGCTGATTCTGATATTGCTGAGAAAATTCAAAATTTCTTTCCGTTAAAATCGATGTACAAGTTGATTGATCAGCCGGTACAACGGATGGTAATGACAAAGTTCCCAGAAAAGACCGAAATAGCCTATGATTACGCAGTGCATTGGTATGAATTTGTTATCGTAATTGGTTGGACAGCCGTATTCGTCTTTTTATCCTACAGATTATTAAAGAAGCGCGATTTATAA
- a CDS encoding cytochrome c oxidase assembly protein subunit 15 (manually curated) yields MKQKDNKYVIYWLLTGCVMIFIMVIVGGITRLTHSGLSITNYKLISGTLPPMNEAEWSEAFELYRQYPEYKKLRVNFTLADFKDIYFWEWFHRLIGRVIGIVFIIPFLYFLLKKQLTKSSIKKCIVLLFFGAFQGFLGWYMVKSGLVDNPDVSHYRLAAHLTTAFITFGFTFWVALDLIFPKEKENHKSVRNFIRFSLVVLLIQIIYGAFVAGLDAGFIHNHWPLMSEGKFIHPTVYIEQQPVLKNFVEGKSGVQFVHRTLAYFVVLVIVMIWYKTKNLNLTKFQQLGVNSLLIMVFVQFILGILTLIFAVPVWLGVTHQIGAFILLAAMTFTLHRFSK; encoded by the coding sequence TTGAAACAAAAAGATAATAAATACGTAATCTATTGGCTGTTAACCGGCTGTGTCATGATATTTATTATGGTCATAGTGGGTGGAATAACTAGGTTAACGCATTCTGGATTATCGATTACAAACTATAAGTTGATTTCGGGTACGCTGCCTCCAATGAACGAAGCCGAGTGGAGCGAAGCATTCGAACTTTATAGACAATACCCAGAATATAAGAAACTGAGGGTAAATTTTACTCTTGCCGACTTTAAGGACATCTATTTCTGGGAATGGTTTCATCGTTTGATCGGTAGGGTTATTGGGATAGTTTTTATCATTCCTTTTTTATACTTCTTACTAAAAAAACAGTTAACCAAAAGCAGCATCAAAAAATGCATCGTTCTTTTATTCTTTGGGGCGTTTCAAGGGTTTCTGGGATGGTATATGGTTAAAAGTGGGCTAGTTGATAATCCCGATGTAAGTCATTACAGGCTTGCGGCGCACCTTACCACTGCTTTCATCACCTTCGGCTTTACTTTTTGGGTGGCCTTGGATTTAATATTTCCAAAAGAAAAAGAAAATCATAAATCAGTCAGGAATTTTATCAGATTTTCTTTGGTTGTTTTATTGATTCAAATTATTTATGGGGCATTTGTCGCGGGACTAGATGCCGGATTTATCCATAATCACTGGCCATTGATGAGCGAAGGAAAATTTATTCATCCTACCGTTTATATCGAACAACAGCCTGTCTTGAAAAATTTTGTTGAAGGCAAAAGTGGCGTACAATTCGTTCATAGAACACTCGCTTATTTTGTAGTCTTGGTCATTGTGATGATTTGGTACAAAACCAAGAACCTCAACCTCACTAAATTTCAGCAGCTTGGCGTAAATTCTCTATTGATAATGGTGTTTGTTCAATTTATACTTGGAATATTGACCCTAATTTTTGCCGTACCAGTTTGGTTAGGAGTTACCCACCAAATCGGCGCATTTATTCTCCTCGCTGCAATGACTTTTACTTTACACCGTTTTAGCAAATAG